A section of the Pedobacter sp. HDW13 genome encodes:
- a CDS encoding SusC/RagA family TonB-linked outer membrane protein, with amino-acid sequence MRLISKLLFLLCLFCCLNSYAQTRVSLNVKAVSFESVIDSIQHQTSYRFVFSESKIPQHLITLKVQDAEVTNVLTRLLKNTGYTYALLPNQLIVIKQLEHRGGFIDTATNLKEVVITALGIKKDNRKIGYAVTVVPGETLTQARESNFILSLQGRVAGLSINGTNGGPSSSARILLRGVASMSAASPLFVINGLPIDNSIRGSANEYGGADYGDGISNINPDDIETVTILKGSAASALYGARAANGVILISLKSGKENATSSFEYNSNLSFDSPVNNTDFQYVYGQGAQNKRPADFYGATSTGISSWGEKMDGKLSPQVDGSSKPYLPAKNNIKNFYRIAPAFTNTISLVGGTKRSIYRLSASNLDHSSILKNGHLNRKTFNVYGSFDLSKKLTIGFNSNYIYENNKNKSYLSDGPLNANYGIAALATSLDESLLAPGYDDTNGNESRWNADEYKTNPYFLLNRQADYAKRNRSISSGSVKYQFNNWLAIQGRMGYDVSNDQLLSILPTGTAFSVNRQGGINKLDTLHTSEFNTDFLLTANRNISKNINMDVSLGANYRERNGATDKTVGSQFIIPYLYTPENLVTKSSIHAISKIVTESAYFTADLAYKQLLNFSLTGRYDVYSTLPSNNRGIFVPGISGSFIFSDLLSIKNLSFGKLRLDYARTSGEPTTPYTTQIYYASNDNINGVPLGDFAKDLPNYNLKPFTLDEYEAGLNLKFFESRLTFDLTYYHRVTNNEIINAKQSVTTGFTSAYVNLGKTRNTGIETAITYTPILQKNKKWDIDFNFTYVKNTLLSIDGNSNYTLTGAYRPLNANTALVVGKPITQIMAYDYKRDASGNIIVGSDGIPKRGDFVPMGTTIPPFYGGLNNRFTFKQFQFSFLIDFRFGNRILSATENYSYVNGLNKATLVGRETGIVVDGVYENGTKNTTNVPAYSYYPELASNISALSVLNGSFIKFRQATLGYVFNPKALLKTPFKSISIDLVGRNLFTLLKYTKNIDPESEFSPILAYAGIEGASLPATRTFGINFNFKFK; translated from the coding sequence ATGAGGCTGATTTCGAAATTACTTTTTTTATTATGCCTGTTCTGTTGCCTCAATAGTTATGCTCAAACCCGGGTTAGCCTCAATGTAAAAGCAGTAAGTTTCGAAAGTGTAATCGATTCCATTCAGCATCAAACCAGCTACCGCTTTGTTTTCAGCGAATCGAAAATCCCGCAACACCTCATTACCCTAAAAGTGCAGGATGCCGAGGTAACCAATGTTTTAACCCGGCTATTAAAAAATACAGGCTATACCTATGCCCTGTTGCCCAATCAACTTATTGTAATTAAGCAACTCGAACATCGTGGCGGCTTTATCGATACAGCCACCAATCTCAAAGAGGTGGTAATAACTGCTCTGGGTATTAAAAAAGACAACCGTAAAATTGGCTATGCCGTAACAGTAGTGCCCGGCGAAACCTTAACCCAGGCACGCGAATCTAATTTTATCCTATCGTTACAGGGCCGTGTTGCCGGTTTAAGCATTAATGGTACTAACGGCGGGCCTTCCTCTTCAGCCCGGATTTTACTGAGAGGGGTTGCCAGTATGAGCGCCGCTTCGCCCCTGTTTGTAATTAATGGCCTGCCTATCGATAACAGCATTCGCGGCAGTGCCAATGAGTATGGTGGTGCCGATTATGGCGACGGTATCAGCAACATCAATCCCGATGATATTGAAACGGTTACCATCCTGAAAGGTTCGGCAGCCTCCGCTTTATATGGAGCCAGGGCGGCAAATGGTGTAATCCTTATTAGCTTAAAGAGCGGAAAAGAAAATGCCACCTCATCGTTCGAATATAATTCCAACCTTTCTTTCGATAGCCCTGTAAACAACACCGATTTTCAATATGTGTATGGTCAGGGAGCACAAAACAAACGCCCGGCCGATTTTTATGGGGCAACTTCTACAGGCATTTCGAGCTGGGGAGAAAAAATGGATGGCAAACTTTCGCCACAGGTTGATGGCTCATCGAAACCTTACCTGCCTGCTAAAAACAACATCAAAAATTTTTACCGCATTGCACCTGCCTTTACCAATACCATTTCGCTGGTAGGTGGCACAAAACGTAGCATTTACCGCCTTTCGGCCTCTAACCTCGATCACAGTTCTATTTTAAAGAACGGCCACCTAAACCGTAAAACATTTAATGTTTACGGTTCTTTCGACCTGTCGAAAAAGCTTACCATTGGTTTTAACAGCAATTACATTTACGAAAACAATAAGAATAAAAGCTACCTGAGCGATGGGCCATTAAACGCCAATTATGGCATCGCAGCATTGGCTACCAGTTTAGACGAATCGTTGCTGGCACCTGGATACGATGATACCAATGGAAACGAAAGCCGCTGGAATGCCGATGAATATAAAACCAACCCCTATTTTTTGCTCAACCGCCAGGCCGATTACGCCAAACGCAACCGCTCCATTTCGTCGGGCTCTGTAAAATACCAATTTAATAACTGGCTGGCCATACAGGGCAGAATGGGCTACGATGTTAGCAATGATCAATTACTTAGTATTTTACCAACAGGAACAGCTTTTTCGGTAAACAGGCAGGGCGGTATTAACAAACTCGACACACTCCATACTTCTGAATTTAATACAGATTTTTTGCTCACCGCAAACCGAAACATCAGCAAAAACATCAACATGGATGTTTCGCTTGGTGCAAATTACCGTGAAAGAAACGGTGCTACAGATAAAACAGTGGGCTCACAGTTTATCATCCCTTACCTATACACTCCTGAAAACCTGGTTACCAAAAGCAGCATCCATGCCATTTCAAAAATAGTAACAGAATCGGCATACTTTACTGCCGATCTGGCCTATAAACAACTGCTAAATTTCTCATTAACGGGCAGGTACGATGTATATTCTACCCTACCTTCAAACAACAGGGGTATATTTGTTCCCGGTATTTCGGGCAGTTTTATTTTTTCAGATTTGCTTTCCATCAAAAACCTAAGTTTTGGTAAACTCCGCTTAGATTATGCCCGTACCAGCGGCGAACCAACCACCCCTTACACCACGCAGATTTACTACGCTTCGAACGATAACATTAACGGCGTACCTCTGGGCGATTTCGCTAAAGATTTACCCAATTACAACCTAAAACCCTTTACCCTCGATGAATATGAAGCCGGCCTAAACCTGAAGTTTTTTGAAAGCAGGCTAACTTTCGATTTAACTTATTACCACCGAGTAACCAATAACGAAATCATCAACGCCAAACAATCCGTAACCACCGGTTTTACCTCTGCCTATGTTAATCTGGGTAAAACGCGCAATACCGGAATAGAAACTGCGATTACTTATACCCCTATTCTTCAAAAAAATAAGAAATGGGATATCGATTTCAACTTCACTTACGTTAAAAACACATTGTTATCGATAGATGGCAATAGCAATTACACACTAACGGGGGCTTATCGCCCGCTAAATGCCAATACCGCTTTGGTTGTGGGCAAACCGATTACGCAAATAATGGCTTACGATTATAAAAGAGATGCTTCAGGAAATATTATTGTAGGTAGTGACGGTATCCCCAAACGAGGCGATTTTGTGCCCATGGGTACCACCATCCCGCCCTTTTACGGCGGACTTAACAACCGCTTTACCTTTAAGCAGTTCCAATTCTCTTTCCTGATTGACTTTAGGTTTGGCAATAGAATTTTATCGGCAACCGAAAACTATTCTTATGTAAACGGCTTAAATAAAGCTACACTGGTTGGTCGCGAAACAGGTATAGTTGTAGATGGCGTTTATGAAAACGGCACCAAAAACACCACTAACGTGCCGGCATATAGTTACTATCCTGAACTGGCCAGTAACATTTCGGCCTTATCAGTATTAAACGGCAGTTT